One part of the Mangrovibacillus cuniculi genome encodes these proteins:
- a CDS encoding TrmH family RNA methyltransferase: protein MTTVIRSAQNEKLKQWKKLTQRKEREKRQQYILEGFHLVEEMLLHAKDEIVTLLVSEEIRIPSKWNVDGVEITYLSAIAAESLAETEHSQAVFAVCEMPKQNKYQTAWKKILLLDSVQDPGNVGTLIRTADAAGFDAIVLGKGSADLYNGKVLRSAQGSHVHLPIIREDLEALLDDLQENDVPTFGTSLQNATSVFSVTPPEKFALIVGNEGQGVKTEILEKTTANVYIPLAGKAESLNVGVAAGVLMFHFTK from the coding sequence ATGACCACGGTTATACGATCTGCACAAAATGAAAAGTTAAAACAATGGAAGAAACTAACACAACGAAAAGAAAGAGAAAAAAGGCAACAATATATACTAGAAGGATTTCATCTTGTGGAGGAAATGCTACTACATGCTAAAGATGAAATCGTAACGTTATTAGTTTCAGAAGAAATCCGTATCCCAAGCAAATGGAATGTAGATGGAGTCGAGATTACCTATCTTTCTGCTATTGCAGCAGAGTCACTAGCAGAAACGGAACATTCACAAGCTGTATTTGCTGTTTGTGAAATGCCAAAACAAAACAAGTATCAAACAGCTTGGAAAAAAATCTTACTACTTGATTCTGTTCAGGATCCAGGTAACGTTGGGACATTGATTAGAACAGCTGATGCAGCAGGCTTTGATGCAATTGTTTTAGGAAAAGGTTCTGCGGATTTATACAATGGAAAAGTGTTGCGTTCTGCCCAAGGAAGTCACGTACATTTACCAATAATACGAGAAGATTTAGAAGCGCTACTAGATGACTTACAGGAGAACGATGTTCCTACTTTTGGAACGTCTTTACAAAACGCTACTTCTGTATTTTCTGTTACACCTCCAGAGAAGTTTGCATTAATTGTAGGGAATGAAGGTCAAGGTGTGAAAACAGAAATTTTAGAGAAGACAACTGCCAATGTCTATATACCTTTAGCTGGTAAAGCAGAATCCTTAAACGTAGGTGTAGCAGCTGGCGTTTTAATGTTCCATTTTACAAAATAA
- the rnhC gene encoding ribonuclease HIII, with the protein MGNLVLKVSTNTIKEMKEYYQKSLKSPSPPYTAFSAKVGSCTITAYQSGKVMFQGSGAEVEASKWGKVEPSQAKASTASASLPKGFEGWSVIGSDEVGTGDYFGPLTVVAAYVPKDKLALVKELGVKDSKDLKDPQIITIAKELIHVIPYSLLVLPNDKYNEIQAKGYSQGKIKALLHNRALRNVLQKISPVKPEAILIDQFAEKNIYYRHIQTEKEIVRENVYFSTKAEGLHLSVAAASIIARYAFLKHWDELSEKAGIILPKGASNKVDEAAAKLIRKHGEEALWRYAKVHFANTQKAKNLLYKKR; encoded by the coding sequence ATGGGGAACTTAGTATTAAAAGTATCTACCAATACAATAAAAGAAATGAAAGAGTATTATCAAAAATCGTTAAAGTCACCTTCTCCACCTTACACTGCTTTTTCAGCAAAGGTTGGTTCTTGCACGATCACTGCTTATCAATCTGGGAAAGTCATGTTCCAAGGATCTGGCGCTGAAGTCGAAGCGAGTAAATGGGGAAAGGTAGAACCTTCTCAAGCAAAAGCTTCTACTGCTTCTGCTTCTTTACCGAAAGGATTCGAAGGTTGGTCCGTGATAGGATCTGATGAAGTTGGGACAGGAGATTATTTTGGACCATTAACAGTTGTAGCCGCCTATGTCCCAAAAGATAAATTGGCACTTGTAAAAGAACTCGGAGTAAAAGATTCTAAAGACTTAAAAGATCCACAAATTATTACGATTGCCAAAGAATTAATTCATGTAATTCCCTATAGCTTGTTAGTATTACCAAATGATAAATACAATGAAATTCAAGCAAAAGGATATTCTCAAGGAAAAATTAAAGCACTGCTACATAATCGAGCTTTGAGGAATGTCTTACAAAAAATATCTCCTGTGAAACCAGAAGCCATTTTAATAGATCAATTTGCGGAAAAAAATATTTACTACCGTCATATTCAAACAGAAAAAGAAATAGTGAGAGAAAATGTTTATTTCTCAACAAAAGCGGAAGGGTTACATTTATCAGTTGCAGCTGCTTCCATTATTGCTCGTTACGCATTTTTAAAACATTGGGATGAGTTAAGTGAAAAAGCTGGTATCATTTTACCGAAGGGAGCAAGTAACAAGGTGGATGAAGCTGCAGCTAAATTAATACGGAAACATGGGGAAGAAGCTTTGTGGCGATACGCCAAAGTCCATTTTGCCAATACACAAAAAGCGAAGAATTTATTATATAAAAAGCGATAA
- a CDS encoding CvpA family protein, which yields MVDIGLLVLLIMGFLIGLKRGFILQFIHMTGFIIAFIVAAVYDERIIPTLQLWIPYPSFGSSEVEMLLGNGSFEDAYYRVIAFFLIFVLVRIVLQIIGSALDFVTHIPIVRGVNVWAGGVLGFIEVYLLTFIVLYVAALLPIEPIQVGLQSSNVAAWILEHTPILSNQVKEWWIDNVQ from the coding sequence ATGGTAGATATTGGTTTATTGGTGTTACTTATTATGGGATTCCTCATTGGATTAAAAAGAGGATTTATCCTTCAGTTTATACATATGACTGGTTTTATCATTGCATTTATTGTTGCTGCTGTCTATGATGAGCGTATTATTCCTACTCTTCAGTTATGGATTCCTTATCCATCCTTTGGTTCATCTGAAGTGGAAATGCTTCTAGGTAATGGTTCATTCGAAGATGCTTATTATCGCGTCATCGCATTTTTCCTCATTTTTGTGTTAGTAAGAATTGTATTACAAATTATCGGTTCTGCTTTAGACTTTGTCACGCACATCCCAATCGTTCGAGGAGTAAATGTATGGGCAGGTGGTGTATTAGGATTTATCGAAGTCTATTTACTAACATTTATCGTACTATATGTAGCCGCATTATTGCCAATTGAGCCTATACAAGTTGGTCTACAAAGTTCAAATGTAGCAGCGTGGATATTAGAACATACCCCAATTCTCTCTAACCAGGTAAAGGAATGGTGGATTGACAACGTCCAATAA
- a CDS encoding DUF350 domain-containing protein: protein MAEFWGNPYVETAGYFSVVILSVVLFLALFELVTKYKNWEEIKKGNLSVAMATGGKIFGIMNIFRASIAQHDELVTMLVSGVYGFFLLMIGYFIYEFLTPAFKIDEEIEKDNRAVGFISLTISVGLSFVIGAGI, encoded by the coding sequence TTGGCGGAATTTTGGGGAAATCCTTACGTAGAAACAGCCGGTTATTTTAGTGTCGTCATTTTATCAGTAGTTCTATTCCTTGCTTTGTTTGAGTTAGTGACAAAGTATAAGAATTGGGAAGAGATAAAAAAAGGAAACCTGTCCGTTGCAATGGCAACTGGTGGAAAGATCTTTGGGATTATGAATATTTTTAGGGCTTCAATTGCACAACATGATGAGTTAGTAACGATGCTCGTTTCTGGAGTGTATGGTTTCTTTTTATTAATGATTGGGTATTTCATTTATGAGTTTTTAACTCCAGCGTTTAAAATTGATGAAGAGATAGAAAAAGATAATCGAGCTGTAGGATTTATATCGCTAACTATTTCCGTAGGCTTATCCTTCGTCATTGGTGCAGGGATCTGA
- the pheT gene encoding phenylalanine--tRNA ligase subunit beta yields MFVSYKWLQEYVDVQEVSAEKLADLITRAGVEVEGVEVRNEGISGVVVGHVLEKEQHPDADKLNKCLVDIGAEEPVQIICGAPNVDKGQKVAVATVGAVLPGNFKIKKAKLRGEASHGMICSLQELGVEGKLVPKEYAEGIYVFPSDAPVGEDALEQLHLNDAVLELGLTPNRSDCLSMLGVAYEVATILGKEVKLPEFTIREAADQANEAVKVMLQDHESNPHYVAKVIKNVTVKPSPVWMQARLAAAGIRPINNVVDITNYVLMEYGQPLHAFDYDRFGSTIVETRKANAGETIVTLDGEERKLTEEDFVITNGKEAVALAGVMGGEATEVSDSTTTVLLESAYFNPQLIRQASKRHGLRSESSARFEKGVDPNRVKAAANRAAYLLQELAGGTVLAGEAEVQVEQPVEATVQVTMNHINSLLGTSLTVDEVKDIFTRLQFTVKESDGTFDITVPTRRGDITIPQDLIEEVGRIYGYDVIPSVLPTMVATTGQLSKRQRLRREIRSTFEGAGLKQAITYSLTSESKSLQFALEKREPVKLALPMSEERSRLRLSIVPQLLEVVAYNQARQLESVAVYELGSVFLSTGANQLPEEKERLAVAVSGNWHEHAWQGEKKAVDFYVVKGIVEALSTRLQLGNRISFVANTSLKELHPGRTADILLDGEVIGYVGQVHPIVQKNIGLKETYVVEMDVTALESAAVEALSFTTVPRYPSITRDIALVVESDVTAGSLQSIILEAGKSLLKEVKLFDLYEGEKMEEGKKSLAFSLKYMDPERTLTDEEVVKAHDRVLTALQEKANAVLRG; encoded by the coding sequence ATGTTTGTTTCATATAAATGGCTACAAGAATATGTAGATGTGCAAGAAGTTTCTGCCGAAAAACTGGCTGATTTAATTACTCGTGCTGGTGTTGAAGTGGAAGGTGTGGAAGTTCGTAATGAAGGTATATCTGGTGTCGTGGTCGGTCACGTGTTAGAAAAAGAACAGCACCCAGATGCCGATAAATTAAATAAATGTCTTGTGGATATCGGTGCAGAAGAGCCAGTGCAAATAATTTGTGGTGCTCCGAATGTCGATAAAGGACAAAAGGTTGCTGTAGCTACTGTAGGCGCAGTGCTACCAGGTAACTTTAAAATTAAAAAAGCAAAATTACGCGGGGAAGCTTCGCACGGAATGATTTGTTCTCTTCAAGAGCTAGGAGTAGAAGGAAAATTAGTTCCAAAAGAATATGCAGAAGGAATCTATGTTTTCCCAAGTGATGCTCCAGTCGGGGAAGATGCATTAGAGCAATTGCATTTAAATGATGCTGTATTAGAGTTGGGTCTTACACCTAATCGTTCGGATTGCTTAAGTATGCTAGGGGTAGCGTACGAAGTCGCAACAATTCTAGGTAAAGAAGTGAAGTTGCCTGAGTTTACTATTAGAGAAGCAGCGGATCAAGCAAATGAAGCGGTAAAAGTAATGCTTCAAGACCATGAGTCTAACCCACATTACGTTGCGAAAGTAATTAAAAATGTAACAGTAAAACCTTCTCCAGTATGGATGCAAGCTCGTTTAGCAGCTGCTGGAATTCGTCCTATCAACAACGTAGTAGACATTACAAACTATGTATTGATGGAGTACGGTCAACCACTTCATGCATTTGATTATGATCGTTTTGGTTCTACTATTGTAGAAACTCGTAAAGCAAATGCTGGAGAGACGATTGTTACATTAGACGGAGAAGAGCGTAAATTGACGGAAGAAGACTTCGTTATCACAAATGGTAAAGAAGCTGTGGCGTTAGCTGGTGTCATGGGCGGGGAAGCGACAGAAGTATCTGATAGCACAACTACAGTTTTACTAGAGTCTGCTTACTTTAATCCACAATTAATTCGTCAAGCGTCTAAGCGCCATGGTTTACGCAGTGAATCAAGTGCTCGCTTTGAAAAAGGTGTAGATCCTAATCGCGTGAAAGCAGCTGCAAATCGTGCGGCATACTTATTACAAGAGCTTGCAGGTGGAACAGTTTTAGCTGGAGAAGCAGAAGTACAAGTAGAGCAGCCGGTAGAAGCTACGGTTCAAGTTACGATGAACCATATCAACTCTTTATTAGGAACAAGTTTAACAGTAGATGAAGTGAAGGACATCTTTACACGTCTTCAATTCACGGTGAAAGAATCAGATGGTACGTTTGACATTACGGTTCCTACTCGTCGTGGAGATATTACTATTCCACAAGATCTAATTGAAGAAGTGGGACGTATCTATGGGTATGACGTGATTCCTTCCGTATTACCAACAATGGTTGCGACAACTGGACAGCTTTCCAAGCGTCAACGTTTACGTAGAGAAATTCGTTCCACATTTGAAGGAGCGGGTTTAAAGCAAGCTATTACGTATTCTTTAACAAGTGAGTCGAAATCTCTTCAGTTTGCTCTAGAGAAAAGAGAGCCAGTGAAATTAGCTTTACCAATGAGTGAAGAGAGAAGTCGACTTCGTTTAAGTATCGTGCCACAATTGTTAGAAGTCGTTGCCTATAACCAAGCGCGTCAGCTAGAATCTGTTGCTGTCTATGAGTTAGGTTCTGTGTTCTTATCAACTGGAGCAAACCAGTTACCAGAAGAAAAAGAGCGTCTAGCAGTAGCAGTATCAGGTAACTGGCATGAACATGCGTGGCAAGGTGAGAAGAAAGCTGTTGATTTCTACGTTGTAAAAGGAATTGTGGAAGCATTATCCACTAGATTACAACTAGGAAATCGTATTAGCTTTGTTGCAAACACTTCACTAAAAGAATTGCATCCTGGTAGAACAGCAGATATTCTTTTAGACGGTGAAGTGATTGGTTATGTGGGGCAAGTACACCCAATTGTCCAAAAAAATATCGGTCTAAAAGAAACGTATGTGGTGGAAATGGATGTAACGGCGTTAGAATCAGCAGCGGTTGAAGCTTTATCTTTCACAACTGTGCCAAGATATCCTTCTATCACACGTGACATTGCATTGGTTGTAGAAAGTGATGTTACAGCTGGTTCCTTACAATCGATTATTTTAGAAGCAGGGAAATCACTTCTTAAAGAAGTGAAACTGTTTGATTTATATGAAGGAGAAAAAATGGAAGAAGGCAAAAAGTCTTTAGCATTCTCTCTTAAATATATGGATCCAGAAAGAACGTTAACAGATGAAGAAGTAGTAAAAGCGCATGACCGCGTGCTTACTGCCCTTCAAGAAAAAGCAAACGCAGTGTTAAGAGGATAA
- the pheS gene encoding phenylalanine--tRNA ligase subunit alpha — MQQKLDQLKQEALASIEQSTTLKELNDVRVAYLGKKGPITEVLRGMGKLSAEERPKMGALVNVVREEITEKLEAKKELLEEEEVKAQLASESIDVTLPGRPVSKGSRHPLTQIVEEMEDLFIGMGYSVMEGPEVEKDYYNFEALNLPKGHPARDMQDSFYISDDLLMRTHTSTVQARTMEGNVEKGPIKIICPGKVYRRDSDDATHSHQFMQIEGLVIGKDISMANLKGTLEVFAKKMFGEEREIRLRPSFFPFTEPSVEIDISCKMCNGKGCSVCKNTGWIEVLGGGMVHPNVLEMNGYNAKELSGFAFGIGVERIAMLRYGVDDIRHFYTNDSRFLQQFSVHE; from the coding sequence ATGCAACAAAAGTTAGACCAGCTTAAGCAAGAAGCTCTGGCAAGTATTGAACAATCTACAACATTAAAAGAACTAAATGATGTTCGTGTTGCTTATTTAGGGAAAAAAGGACCGATCACGGAAGTACTTAGAGGAATGGGCAAACTTTCTGCAGAAGAGCGTCCGAAAATGGGAGCTTTGGTAAATGTCGTTCGTGAAGAAATCACAGAAAAGTTAGAAGCGAAAAAAGAATTGTTAGAAGAAGAAGAAGTAAAAGCACAACTTGCTTCTGAATCGATTGACGTTACTTTACCAGGTCGTCCGGTTTCAAAAGGTTCTCGTCACCCACTAACGCAAATTGTTGAAGAGATGGAAGATCTATTTATTGGAATGGGCTACAGCGTAATGGAAGGACCAGAAGTGGAAAAGGATTACTACAACTTTGAAGCGCTAAATCTTCCAAAAGGTCATCCTGCTCGAGACATGCAAGATTCTTTCTATATCTCAGATGATTTATTAATGCGTACACATACTTCTACCGTTCAAGCAAGAACAATGGAAGGAAATGTAGAAAAAGGACCAATTAAAATTATTTGTCCTGGTAAAGTGTATCGACGTGATAGCGATGATGCTACGCACTCACATCAATTTATGCAAATTGAAGGGTTAGTAATCGGAAAAGACATTTCGATGGCGAACTTAAAAGGGACGTTAGAAGTTTTTGCGAAGAAAATGTTTGGAGAAGAGCGTGAAATTCGTCTTCGTCCAAGTTTCTTCCCATTCACTGAACCATCAGTAGAAATTGATATTTCTTGTAAGATGTGTAATGGAAAAGGTTGTTCCGTTTGTAAAAACACTGGATGGATTGAAGTGTTAGGCGGAGGAATGGTGCATCCAAACGTACTAGAGATGAATGGATACAATGCAAAAGAATTATCTGGGTTCGCTTTTGGTATTGGAGTGGAGCGAATTGCGATGCTTCGATATGGTGTAGATGATATTCGTCATTTCTATACAAATGATAGCAGATTCTTACAACAGTTCTCGGTACACGAATAA
- the polX gene encoding DNA polymerase/3'-5' exonuclease PolX: MNKKEVIKHLESIAIYMELNGENAFKTSAFRKAAAALENDDRSLDMIDDVTKLSGIGKGTAAAINEFISTGTSSVLEELKEKTPKGLLPLLQLPGLGGKKIAKLYQELGITSMEQLKEACEQNRVQTLAGFGAKTEEKILAAIEKVGQRPDRYPYYAALPVATLIEEALQRMEDITRYSRAGSLRRVRETVKDLDFIIATNHPERVRDQLVKKLPVQEVIAAGDTKVSVVMEVEDVSISVDFRLVEPKAFITTLHHFTGSKDHNVRMRQLAKERDEKISEYGVEVLETGEVLTFETEEAFYEHFGLPFIPPEARESGKEVDEKLGEDKLIKLSDIRGDVHMHTTWSDGAYSIREMVEACRAKGYEYIAITDHSHYLKVANGLSPERLRAQMEEIRQLNEEFDDFHIFTGTEMDILPNGDLDFDEDLLSEVDFVIASIHSSFQQPVETIMERLKNALQNVHVDLIAHPTGRIVGKREGYSVDIDQLLQLAKETNTAVELNANPYRFDLNDEVLRKAKELGVSVMINTDAHDTTHLDFMELGVSIGKKGWLSKDNVINTKSKDEFQAYLNRHLT, translated from the coding sequence ATGAACAAAAAAGAAGTAATTAAGCACTTGGAATCTATTGCAATTTATATGGAATTGAACGGGGAGAATGCATTTAAAACATCTGCATTTCGTAAAGCAGCAGCAGCCCTTGAAAATGATGATAGGTCATTGGATATGATTGACGATGTTACTAAATTATCGGGTATTGGTAAAGGAACTGCTGCTGCTATTAATGAGTTTATTTCTACAGGAACTTCTTCTGTATTAGAGGAATTAAAAGAGAAAACTCCTAAAGGGCTATTACCATTATTACAGTTACCAGGTCTTGGTGGAAAAAAGATTGCGAAACTTTATCAAGAATTAGGGATAACTTCTATGGAACAACTAAAAGAAGCGTGTGAACAGAACCGTGTTCAGACCCTTGCAGGCTTTGGAGCAAAAACAGAAGAAAAAATACTAGCGGCTATTGAAAAGGTTGGACAAAGACCAGATCGATATCCGTATTATGCGGCGTTGCCGGTAGCGACGTTAATAGAAGAAGCTTTGCAACGCATGGAAGATATAACTCGCTATTCTAGAGCTGGAAGCTTACGAAGAGTAAGAGAAACAGTAAAAGATTTAGATTTCATTATCGCAACTAATCATCCGGAAAGAGTTCGCGATCAATTAGTGAAAAAGCTACCAGTTCAAGAAGTTATCGCTGCAGGTGATACAAAAGTATCAGTAGTAATGGAAGTGGAAGACGTCAGTATATCCGTCGATTTCCGCTTAGTAGAACCTAAGGCGTTTATTACGACACTTCACCATTTTACTGGTTCAAAAGATCACAATGTTAGAATGAGACAACTGGCAAAAGAGAGAGATGAAAAGATTAGTGAGTATGGAGTAGAGGTACTAGAAACGGGAGAGGTCTTAACGTTTGAAACAGAAGAAGCGTTTTATGAACATTTCGGCTTACCTTTTATTCCACCAGAAGCTCGTGAGTCAGGAAAAGAAGTGGATGAAAAGCTGGGAGAAGACAAATTAATTAAGCTTTCAGATATTCGCGGCGATGTTCATATGCATACTACTTGGTCTGACGGTGCGTATTCGATAAGAGAGATGGTAGAGGCTTGTAGAGCAAAAGGGTATGAGTACATTGCCATAACGGATCATTCGCATTATTTAAAAGTCGCAAACGGCCTTTCACCAGAACGTCTTCGTGCGCAAATGGAAGAGATCCGTCAACTGAACGAAGAATTCGATGACTTTCATATATTTACAGGAACAGAGATGGATATTTTACCAAATGGAGACTTAGACTTTGATGAAGATTTACTTTCCGAAGTAGACTTTGTTATTGCGTCCATTCATTCCTCTTTCCAACAGCCTGTGGAGACAATTATGGAGCGATTAAAGAATGCGTTACAGAATGTACATGTGGACTTAATTGCACATCCAACTGGTCGAATCGTTGGGAAAAGAGAAGGCTACTCCGTTGATATTGACCAACTATTACAATTAGCGAAAGAAACAAATACGGCTGTTGAATTAAATGCAAACCCATATCGTTTTGACTTAAACGACGAAGTTTTACGCAAAGCGAAAGAACTAGGTGTTTCCGTCATGATTAATACGGATGCACACGATACTACTCATCTTGACTTTATGGAACTAGGTGTTTCCATTGGTAAAAAGGGATGGTTGTCTAAAGATAATGTTATCAATACAAAATCAAAAGATGAATTCCAAGCTTATTTAAATAGACATCTTACGTAA
- the sspI gene encoding small acid-soluble spore protein SspI translates to MNLNLRQAILNNISGNNESQLQETIVDAIQSGEEKMLPGLGVLFEIFWNSAPQDEKTAVLETIADQVK, encoded by the coding sequence ATGAATTTAAATTTACGTCAAGCTATATTAAACAACATTTCTGGAAATAACGAAAGCCAACTACAAGAAACTATTGTAGATGCAATCCAAAGTGGCGAAGAAAAAATGCTACCTGGTCTTGGCGTTCTATTTGAAATCTTCTGGAACAGCGCACCTCAAGACGAGAAAACAGCTGTATTAGAGACGATTGCAGACCAAGTGAAGTAA
- a CDS encoding endonuclease MutS2 produces the protein MHAKMLRTLEFDKMIQLLSSHASSSIAEEASKKLIPSTNLEEVEKRLAETDEAVRVLRIRGNVPLSGIYAIKHHVKRAEIGGMLNPMELRQIASTLAVSKNLRSFVEGLVENEVDIPFLEEQVNTLPILTALEHTIKDAIDEAGDVLDSASDVLRAIRQQIRQNESKIREKLDSYVRSSNAAKMLSDAIVTIRNDRYVIPVKQEYRSHFGGIVHDQSSSGQTLFVEPQAVVQLNNQLREVRARESVEIERILMELSNEVALVGPEVMLVQDIVGHIDFVFSKGKLAHVMKASLPSVNQEGKINLKRAKHPLLDQDTAVANDIYLGNPHSSMVITGPNTGGKTVTLKTVGLCTLMAQAGLFVPALDGSEVAIFEQVFADIGDEQSIEQSLSTFSSHMVNIVEIMKQVNNRSLVLFDELGAGTDPQEGAALAISILDEVYSAGATVIATTHYPELKAYGYNREGVVNASVEFDVNTLSPTYRLLIGVPGRSNAFEISKRLGLSDTLIERAKGMVGSDRHEVENMIASLEENRLRAEKEADDAHDLLTDAQRFYDDMQKQMMEYYEYKDQLFEKAKVKAAKVVEKAQEEAEEIMSDLRFLKQHRLTDVKEHELIDIRKRLEEAAPKKPEKQQVEVKKTNRVLREGDEVKVLSFGQKGTLLEKVSEKEWNVQIGIMKMKVEEKQLEFIKGEKKAEPKPLATVKGKDFHVSLELDLRGERYESALMRVEKYIDDAVLAGYPRVSVIHGKGTGALRTGVQEYLRNHRSVKKIRFGEATEGGTGVTIVELK, from the coding sequence ATGCATGCAAAAATGTTACGAACGTTAGAATTCGATAAAATGATTCAATTATTATCTTCACATGCTTCCTCCTCCATTGCAGAGGAGGCTAGTAAGAAATTGATCCCTTCCACTAATTTAGAAGAAGTGGAAAAACGTTTAGCAGAGACGGATGAAGCGGTACGAGTATTAAGAATTAGAGGGAATGTACCTCTTTCAGGGATATACGCAATTAAACATCATGTAAAGCGAGCGGAAATTGGTGGGATGTTAAATCCGATGGAACTTCGCCAGATTGCTAGTACATTAGCTGTCTCCAAAAATTTGCGCTCTTTTGTGGAAGGGTTAGTCGAAAATGAAGTAGATATTCCTTTCTTAGAAGAGCAAGTAAATACTTTACCAATCTTAACTGCTTTAGAGCATACGATTAAAGATGCTATAGATGAAGCGGGGGATGTATTAGATTCAGCGAGTGACGTGCTTCGTGCTATACGTCAACAAATTCGTCAAAATGAATCAAAAATTAGAGAGAAGTTAGATTCCTATGTACGTTCGAGCAATGCAGCCAAAATGCTATCTGATGCAATTGTAACAATTCGTAATGATCGATATGTTATTCCAGTTAAGCAAGAGTACCGATCTCATTTTGGTGGAATTGTACATGATCAGTCCTCTTCTGGACAAACATTATTTGTTGAGCCACAAGCGGTTGTACAATTAAACAATCAATTGAGAGAAGTGCGTGCAAGAGAATCGGTCGAAATCGAACGTATTCTAATGGAACTATCCAATGAAGTTGCGCTTGTCGGACCAGAAGTTATGTTAGTTCAAGATATTGTTGGTCATATTGACTTTGTATTTAGTAAAGGGAAACTAGCCCACGTCATGAAAGCTTCTTTACCTTCTGTGAACCAAGAAGGTAAAATTAACCTAAAGCGTGCAAAACATCCGTTATTAGACCAAGATACTGCTGTGGCTAATGACATATATCTTGGAAACCCACATTCATCTATGGTTATTACAGGACCAAACACAGGAGGTAAAACAGTTACGTTAAAAACGGTTGGACTGTGTACCTTAATGGCGCAAGCGGGTCTCTTTGTTCCAGCGTTAGATGGCTCTGAAGTTGCAATCTTTGAACAAGTATTTGCCGATATAGGTGACGAACAATCAATTGAACAAAGTTTAAGTACGTTTTCTTCTCACATGGTAAACATCGTAGAAATCATGAAACAGGTAAATAATCGTAGCTTAGTTCTTTTTGATGAGTTAGGAGCAGGTACAGACCCACAAGAGGGAGCAGCGTTAGCCATCTCTATTTTGGATGAAGTGTATAGCGCAGGTGCGACCGTTATTGCGACTACCCATTACCCTGAGCTAAAAGCCTACGGATATAACCGTGAAGGAGTGGTAAACGCTAGCGTGGAATTCGATGTTAACACATTAAGTCCTACGTATCGTTTACTAATAGGCGTTCCGGGTCGAAGTAATGCATTTGAAATATCTAAGCGACTTGGCTTATCTGATACCTTAATTGAACGTGCAAAAGGAATGGTTGGATCAGACCGTCATGAAGTAGAAAACATGATTGCATCGCTAGAAGAAAACCGCCTTCGTGCAGAAAAAGAAGCGGATGATGCACATGATCTTCTAACGGATGCACAGAGATTCTACGATGACATGCAAAAACAAATGATGGAATACTATGAATACAAAGATCAGCTGTTTGAAAAAGCAAAAGTAAAAGCTGCTAAAGTAGTGGAAAAAGCACAAGAAGAAGCGGAAGAAATTATGTCAGATTTACGTTTCTTAAAACAACATCGTTTAACAGATGTCAAAGAGCATGAGTTAATTGATATCCGGAAACGACTAGAAGAAGCGGCACCAAAGAAACCAGAGAAGCAACAAGTAGAAGTGAAGAAAACGAATCGTGTTCTCCGTGAAGGAGATGAAGTGAAAGTACTTTCGTTTGGACAAAAAGGTACTTTACTAGAGAAAGTCTCTGAAAAAGAATGGAACGTACAAATTGGTATTATGAAAATGAAGGTAGAAGAGAAGCAACTCGAGTTTATTAAGGGAGAAAAGAAGGCTGAACCAAAACCTTTAGCTACGGTGAAAGGAAAAGACTTTCATGTTAGTTTAGAGTTAGATTTACGTGGTGAGCGCTATGAGTCAGCTCTAATGAGAGTGGAAAAATATATTGATGATGCAGTACTTGCTGGATATCCTCGAGTAAGTGTTATTCATGGTAAAGGAACTGGTGCACTTCGAACTGGTGTGCAGGAGTACTTGAGAAATCATCGCTCGGTTAAAAAGATTAGATTTGGTGAAGCGACAGAAGGTGGTACAGGTGTTACCATCGTGGAACTAAAGTAA